From Deferrisoma camini S3R1, the proteins below share one genomic window:
- a CDS encoding 4Fe-4S binding protein: protein MSTRPLDLSRHPLTRPFLRPAAQTAVRAAFLAGYVVLAALGWGRDAIPGVPDLHPRAYTHATTLLFWVFWFMGLVLVVPALGRAWCGVCPLGWVTDAVGRRGVGLPWPRWISRGWGALVVFGLGVGAVVGTQANLSPHATAVLVTGVGTLALASALLWRRSAFCRGLCPVGAVLALYGRHAPVAVGPKDPGACSGCGRACVATDPQWRRSDWGRWVWFHRRDRGGCPVALDPSRMDAAECLLCLRCLRRCPGENLALWWGRRPSSGDLGPARAVFLGLLLGLVTLALYRTWPAAEVALTPGVRPPAWLRSAWMGVAVPALLLAVPAALGRMALRLGGRPGSPPAGVRPGHASRGRPFRWRSVLAAFVGPVLGAHGALALVKLNAKAGYLPYLAYDPLGAETYLAVHVSRVLAKPDLLLPLAVLRWLALGILGLGILGGARVLVRRWRNPETRQEALWYLPSWLLVSGGLAAALWHWLGG from the coding sequence TTGTCCACCCGTCCCCTTGATCTCTCCCGGCATCCCCTGACCCGGCCGTTCCTGCGGCCTGCGGCCCAGACCGCCGTGCGGGCCGCGTTCCTGGCCGGGTACGTGGTGCTGGCGGCCCTGGGGTGGGGGCGGGACGCGATTCCCGGCGTGCCCGACCTGCATCCCCGGGCATACACCCACGCCACCACGCTTTTGTTCTGGGTGTTCTGGTTCATGGGGCTGGTCCTGGTGGTGCCGGCCCTCGGCCGGGCCTGGTGCGGGGTGTGTCCCCTGGGGTGGGTGACCGATGCCGTGGGCCGGCGGGGGGTGGGGCTTCCGTGGCCCCGGTGGATCTCCCGGGGATGGGGGGCCTTGGTCGTGTTCGGGCTCGGCGTGGGCGCGGTGGTGGGAACGCAAGCGAACCTGAGCCCCCATGCCACGGCGGTGCTCGTGACCGGGGTGGGAACCCTGGCCCTGGCCTCGGCCCTGCTGTGGCGGCGCAGCGCATTCTGCCGGGGGCTGTGCCCGGTGGGCGCGGTGCTCGCCCTGTACGGCCGGCATGCTCCGGTGGCGGTGGGGCCCAAGGATCCGGGGGCCTGCTCCGGGTGCGGCCGGGCCTGCGTGGCCACGGATCCCCAGTGGCGGCGCTCGGACTGGGGCCGGTGGGTGTGGTTCCACCGCCGGGACCGGGGAGGGTGCCCCGTGGCCCTGGACCCGAGCCGCATGGACGCTGCGGAGTGCCTCCTGTGCCTGCGGTGCCTGCGGCGGTGCCCCGGGGAGAACCTGGCGTTGTGGTGGGGCCGCCGGCCCTCTTCCGGGGATCTTGGTCCGGCCCGGGCGGTGTTCCTGGGGCTCCTGCTGGGGCTGGTGACCCTGGCCCTCTACCGGACCTGGCCCGCGGCCGAGGTGGCGCTCACCCCGGGGGTGCGGCCCCCCGCGTGGCTGCGCAGCGCTTGGATGGGGGTGGCGGTGCCGGCGCTCCTCCTGGCCGTTCCCGCGGCCCTGGGCCGGATGGCGCTCCGGCTGGGGGGGCGCCCCGGATCGCCGCCCGCCGGTGTGCGGCCGGGGCACGCCTCCCGTGGGCGGCCGTTCCGGTGGAGGTCGGTCCTCGCGGCGTTCGTGGGGCCGGTGCTCGGGGCCCACGGGGCGCTCGCCCTAGTCAAGCTGAACGCCAAGGCGGGGTATCTGCCCTATCTCGCGTACGACCCCCTGGGGGCCGAGACCTACCTGGCCGTGCACGTGTCCCGGGTTCTGGCGAAGCCCGATCTCCTCCTCCCCCTGGCCGTGCTCCGGTGGCTGGCCCTCGGGATCCTCGGCCTGGGCATCCTGGGCGGAGCCCGGGTGCTCGTCCGCCGGTGGCGCAACCCAGAGACCCGGCAGGAGGCCCTGTGGTACCTGCCCTCCTGGCTCCTGGTCTCCGGGGGGCTGGCGGCGGCGCTGTGGCATTGGCTGGGAGGCTAG
- a CDS encoding HEAT repeat domain-containing protein yields the protein MEELVRAARAGDSDAAADLVGRMGRPWAEAIRSEAYKAVLALPDEVVEARIREACRSEDPVLREHALAAAGNRGWPWASDEAAAALEDRSFPRRYVGAWVLGELGRPGAAPVLASALAQGGDVAREATRALVKLGAGAVPAILEAAPRLDPAARLQAVLALGDIRDRRAGPLLVEALADPPTRSAAAWALGMLGDPAHAADLLPLLSDPDWRVRMEAARALGVLEAGGADAVLDRLRRDDPVPAVREWAARSLALIRKTPQTFPDETGRERLPDNVYR from the coding sequence GTGGAGGAGTTGGTCCGGGCGGCCCGGGCGGGGGATTCGGACGCGGCCGCGGACCTGGTGGGGCGGATGGGGCGCCCCTGGGCCGAGGCGATCCGGTCCGAGGCGTACAAGGCCGTTCTTGCCCTGCCGGACGAGGTGGTGGAGGCTCGGATTCGCGAGGCGTGCCGGTCGGAGGATCCGGTGCTCCGGGAGCACGCCCTGGCGGCGGCCGGGAACCGGGGGTGGCCCTGGGCGTCCGACGAGGCGGCCGCAGCGTTGGAGGACCGGTCGTTCCCGCGCCGGTACGTGGGGGCCTGGGTGCTGGGGGAGCTGGGCCGGCCCGGAGCGGCCCCGGTCTTGGCGTCCGCCCTGGCCCAAGGGGGGGATGTGGCCCGGGAGGCCACCCGGGCCCTGGTGAAGCTGGGGGCCGGTGCCGTGCCCGCGATCCTTGAGGCGGCCCCGCGCCTCGACCCCGCCGCCCGGCTCCAGGCCGTGCTCGCCCTGGGGGACATCCGAGACCGGCGCGCCGGCCCCCTTCTGGTGGAGGCCCTGGCCGACCCGCCCACCCGGTCCGCCGCGGCCTGGGCCCTGGGCATGCTGGGCGACCCCGCCCATGCTGCGGACCTGCTCCCCCTGCTGTCCGATCCGGACTGGCGGGTGCGGATGGAGGCGGCCCGGGCCCTGGGGGTGCTGGAGGCCGGTGGGGCAGACGCAGTCCTCGACCGGTTGCGCCGGGACGACCCCGTGCCCGCGGTGCGGGAGTGGGCGGCCCGCAGCCTCGCCCTGATCCGTAAGACGCCCCAGACCTTTCCGGACGAAACCGGCCGCGAGCGGCTTCCCGACAACGTGTATCGGTGA
- a CDS encoding carboxypeptidase-like regulatory domain-containing protein, which produces MLLLIGVVGCFSSRGDDRTLTQVRGTVYEPARQVVVDVYKPGMDLRGPPYLQLGPLDDGGFEVELPPGEYLLVARRRASGEKTGPVRSGDLKSDPVRVRVEPGEPLDLPVLAYVKQGNAKQPLGASAGWTTAIRGRVLDAEGNPVEGVRVHVYDHIQMSERPKFVSAKTGPDGRYEVRLPEGGTYYVCARNRYGGPPEVGELYGRYDQGTVDPSAVIVPGGQVVTGVDITVHKVW; this is translated from the coding sequence ATGCTCCTCCTGATCGGCGTGGTCGGGTGTTTCTCTTCCCGGGGAGACGACCGTACCCTCACGCAGGTCCGCGGCACGGTGTACGAGCCGGCCCGGCAGGTGGTGGTGGACGTGTACAAGCCGGGCATGGACCTGAGGGGCCCCCCCTATCTGCAGTTGGGGCCCCTGGACGACGGCGGGTTCGAGGTCGAGCTGCCCCCCGGTGAGTACCTGCTGGTGGCGCGGCGCCGGGCGAGCGGAGAGAAGACCGGGCCGGTGCGATCCGGGGACCTCAAGAGCGACCCGGTGCGGGTGCGGGTGGAGCCGGGCGAGCCCCTGGACCTCCCGGTGCTGGCCTACGTGAAGCAGGGCAACGCCAAGCAACCGCTCGGTGCGTCCGCGGGGTGGACCACCGCGATCCGGGGCCGGGTGCTGGACGCCGAGGGGAACCCCGTGGAGGGGGTGCGGGTGCACGTGTACGATCACATCCAGATGTCGGAGCGCCCCAAGTTCGTGTCGGCCAAGACCGGGCCTGACGGTCGCTACGAGGTCCGGCTGCCCGAGGGGGGGACCTACTATGTGTGCGCCCGCAACCGGTACGGGGGCCCCCCCGAGGTGGGCGAGCTGTACGGCCGGTACGACCAGGGCACCGTGGATCCCTCGGCCGTGATCGTGCCCGGGGGGCAGGTGGTCACCGGCGTGGACATCACGGTGCACAAGGTATGGTAG
- a CDS encoding ribbon-helix-helix domain-containing protein, producing MGSQITVRLDDRLASALNTAAEKTGFRRSDIVRFALARFLEERSEPEESPLFSRVRDLLGSVESGVPDLGEAHREHLERRFRRRG from the coding sequence ATGGGTTCCCAAATCACGGTCCGGCTGGACGACCGTCTGGCATCCGCGCTCAACACCGCAGCGGAGAAGACGGGGTTTCGGCGCTCCGACATCGTGCGTTTCGCCTTGGCCCGGTTCTTGGAGGAACGTTCCGAACCGGAGGAATCTCCCCTCTTCTCCCGGGTAAGAGACCTGTTGGGTTCGGTGGAATCCGGGGTCCCAGACCTGGGCGAAGCCCACAGAGAACACCTCGAACGACGGTTCCGGCGCCGTGGATAG
- a CDS encoding type II toxin-antitoxin system VapC family toxin has protein sequence MLLDTGALVALLDRSERNHPRCVEVLRRFHGQLLTTEPVLTETVYLLGPSFYNQDPALRFFLLGGAELVPLTPKRLARTRELMERYADVPMDLADATLVALAEELRIYDVFTLGRRGFSAYRASRNRAFRIVP, from the coding sequence ATGCTTTTGGATACGGGGGCCCTCGTGGCCTTGCTGGACCGGAGCGAGAGGAACCACCCCCGCTGCGTCGAAGTTCTCCGCCGGTTCCATGGGCAGCTCCTTACCACCGAACCCGTCCTCACGGAAACCGTGTATCTACTCGGGCCGTCCTTCTACAACCAGGACCCCGCACTCCGATTTTTCCTTCTTGGAGGCGCAGAGCTCGTACCCTTGACCCCGAAGCGCCTCGCGAGAACCCGTGAACTCATGGAGCGCTACGCCGACGTGCCGATGGACCTCGCCGATGCAACGCTGGTGGCACTGGCCGAAGAACTGCGCATCTACGATGTGTTCACCCTGGGTCGCCGTGGTTTCTCCGCGTACCGCGCCTCAAGAAACAGGGCGTTTCGCATCGTGCCGTGA
- a CDS encoding ethylbenzene dehydrogenase-related protein has product MWIRTLLAMLLLAAAFAPTACRTPVDRVFALPLDHPPTESDWENAVPLRAQAKGGRTTRADEASVDADAVHKATASCHHGTQAPPVDLEVRAFYTPERVYLRITWSDPTLHRGPGWSWDGSSWRRGPSGQDGVAVLWGAGVEGFTCVKACHLADFRMAGPRAFADYRMASPEGWGRLDLWEWKAGWGSLDGAADDLFLAPGGREPDVPGERFVENRVPEAGGPVEAPDPEPGARAPAFLDRAPPSGRTEVEAVGRWTAGWWSVTFSRALQGADPGDVALEPGGVYPVGIALLDGVSQDHNAVAEPVRIWLVPGERLRSGGEARVAADAGARL; this is encoded by the coding sequence GTGTGGATTCGAACTCTTCTCGCCATGCTGCTGTTGGCAGCGGCGTTCGCACCGACGGCGTGCCGTACGCCCGTTGACCGGGTGTTTGCCCTGCCCCTGGACCACCCCCCCACCGAGTCAGACTGGGAGAATGCGGTGCCCCTGCGCGCCCAGGCGAAGGGGGGGCGCACGACCCGGGCGGACGAGGCCTCGGTGGACGCCGATGCGGTGCACAAGGCCACGGCCTCGTGCCACCACGGCACCCAGGCCCCGCCGGTGGACCTGGAGGTGCGGGCGTTCTACACGCCGGAGCGCGTGTATCTACGGATCACCTGGTCGGACCCGACGCTGCACCGGGGGCCGGGGTGGAGCTGGGATGGAAGCTCGTGGCGGCGGGGGCCGAGCGGGCAGGACGGGGTCGCGGTGCTCTGGGGGGCCGGCGTGGAAGGGTTCACCTGCGTGAAGGCCTGCCACCTGGCGGACTTTCGCATGGCCGGACCCCGGGCCTTTGCAGACTACCGGATGGCCTCGCCCGAGGGCTGGGGACGGTTGGATCTGTGGGAGTGGAAGGCCGGGTGGGGGAGCCTGGACGGGGCTGCCGACGATCTGTTCCTGGCCCCAGGGGGCCGCGAGCCGGACGTGCCGGGCGAGCGGTTCGTGGAGAACCGGGTGCCGGAGGCGGGGGGGCCGGTGGAGGCCCCGGATCCGGAGCCCGGGGCCCGGGCTCCGGCCTTCCTGGACCGGGCCCCCCCTTCCGGTCGTACCGAGGTGGAGGCCGTGGGCAGGTGGACCGCCGGCTGGTGGAGCGTGACGTTCAGCCGGGCCCTCCAGGGGGCGGATCCGGGAGACGTGGCGCTGGAGCCGGGCGGCGTGTACCCGGTGGGGATCGCGCTTCTGGACGGGGTCAGCCAGGATCACAACGCCGTGGCCGAGCCGGTGCGCATCTGGCTGGTGCCCGGGGAGAGGCTGAGATCGGGGGGAGAGGCGCGGGTTGCCGCGGATGCCGGGGCGAGGCTTTGA
- a CDS encoding nucleotidyltransferase domain-containing protein, with the protein MLTALDRWVRDEAARHPELVRLGCFGSYVRGDWGPGSDLDLVAVVRASREPFERRCLSWSTEVLPVPVDLLVYTEAEWKAVGRRGGRFARVLREEVLWVWPPLSRNP; encoded by the coding sequence GTGCTCACGGCACTCGACCGGTGGGTACGGGACGAGGCCGCCCGACACCCGGAGCTGGTGCGGCTGGGGTGCTTCGGATCCTACGTTCGGGGGGATTGGGGGCCCGGGAGCGATCTGGACCTGGTGGCGGTGGTGCGGGCCTCCCGGGAACCGTTCGAGCGCCGGTGCCTTTCCTGGAGCACTGAAGTTCTGCCGGTGCCCGTAGATCTTTTGGTGTACACAGAGGCCGAGTGGAAGGCCGTCGGTCGACGTGGCGGTCGGTTCGCTCGCGTGCTGAGGGAAGAGGTCCTCTGGGTGTGGCCGCCCCTTTCCCGTAACCCCTGA
- a CDS encoding HEPN domain-containing protein produces the protein MPNRSEDWLTQAELDLEMAVQAARMERHEWACFVAQQAAEKAVKALHLWCGQDAWGHVVARLLKELPTDVPDDLVQKAKVLDGYYIPTRYPNGHPAGAPAEHYGPLHSGPAVDYAREIVAFARAQMASA, from the coding sequence ATGCCGAACCGCTCTGAGGATTGGTTGACCCAGGCCGAGCTGGATCTGGAGATGGCGGTGCAGGCCGCCCGGATGGAGCGCCACGAGTGGGCCTGTTTCGTGGCCCAGCAGGCCGCGGAAAAGGCCGTGAAGGCCTTGCACCTGTGGTGCGGCCAGGATGCGTGGGGGCACGTGGTGGCACGGTTGCTCAAGGAGCTCCCGACGGACGTGCCGGACGACCTGGTGCAGAAGGCAAAGGTGCTCGACGGCTACTACATTCCGACCCGGTATCCCAACGGCCATCCGGCCGGGGCGCCGGCGGAACACTACGGCCCGCTCCACAGCGGCCCGGCGGTGGACTATGCCCGTGAGATCGTTGCGTTCGCCCGTGCTCAGATGGCCTCGGCCTGA
- a CDS encoding HEPN domain-containing protein — protein sequence MSPEVEALVRYRLERSSEALEEAELLLGAGYGTSAVNRLYYAVFYAASAALLAKGFSSPKHSGIRSLLHREFVRPGLLPVAFGQFYDQLFDSRQRGDYADLVRFPVEDVRPWLPRAAELVRRLRNLAEQGCGA from the coding sequence ATGAGCCCCGAAGTCGAGGCACTGGTCAGGTACAGGTTGGAACGCTCGAGTGAGGCGCTAGAGGAAGCCGAGCTTCTTTTGGGGGCGGGCTACGGAACCTCGGCGGTGAATCGGCTGTACTACGCGGTATTCTATGCGGCCTCGGCGGCGCTTCTGGCGAAGGGATTCAGCAGCCCAAAGCACTCGGGAATACGTTCGTTGTTGCACCGCGAATTTGTGCGACCCGGTTTGCTGCCAGTGGCGTTCGGACAGTTCTATGACCAGCTCTTCGACAGCCGGCAGAGGGGGGATTACGCCGATTTGGTCCGTTTCCCGGTAGAGGACGTTCGGCCGTGGCTGCCGCGCGCAGCAGAGTTGGTGCGGCGGTTGCGGAATCTCGCGGAACAGGGGTGTGGGGCCTGA
- a CDS encoding nucleotidyltransferase domain-containing protein: MSKKGTVDSVLSRCKALIQNVEPGARVVLYGSRARGDARDDSDYDLLVLLEGPVDLAREQRIRAAVYPVELDTGAVITVFAESRERWESPVFQAMPFVQNVEREGRIV, encoded by the coding sequence ATGAGCAAAAAGGGGACTGTCGATTCCGTTCTCTCCCGGTGTAAAGCCTTGATCCAGAACGTGGAGCCCGGGGCACGGGTGGTCTTGTACGGGTCGAGGGCTCGCGGCGACGCCAGGGACGATTCGGATTACGACCTGCTCGTGTTGTTGGAAGGACCGGTGGATCTCGCGAGGGAACAGCGGATCCGGGCCGCCGTTTACCCGGTTGAACTCGATACGGGTGCCGTGATCACGGTGTTCGCGGAGTCGCGTGAGCGGTGGGAAAGCCCCGTCTTTCAGGCCATGCCGTTCGTGCAAAATGTGGAGCGAGAGGGCCGTATCGTATGA
- a CDS encoding type II toxin-antitoxin system RelE family toxin — translation MRYRLRILRRAQKELAGLPSKSYEAVRDAIRALAENPRPTQARKLVGRDGWRVRIGSYRVIYEIDDEQGVVVVLHVGHRRDVYR, via the coding sequence GTGAGGTACAGGCTCCGGATCCTCCGTCGCGCCCAGAAGGAACTCGCCGGGTTGCCATCGAAGAGCTACGAGGCGGTGCGGGACGCCATCCGGGCGTTAGCCGAAAACCCGCGACCCACCCAGGCTCGAAAGCTCGTGGGCCGGGATGGGTGGAGGGTGCGAATCGGGTCCTACCGCGTGATCTACGAGATCGACGACGAGCAGGGTGTCGTCGTGGTGCTCCATGTGGGGCACCGGCGCGATGTGTATCGCTGA
- a CDS encoding type II toxin-antitoxin system Phd/YefM family antitoxin, with protein MGGKPARYVTDEQGNPVAVIVSLGDYRRMLEALEELESIRAYDAAKASGDETVDFEAAVQEIEERRGG; from the coding sequence ATGGGTGGGAAACCGGCGCGGTATGTGACGGACGAGCAAGGGAATCCGGTTGCCGTGATCGTTTCGCTGGGTGACTACCGCCGGATGCTGGAGGCTCTAGAGGAGCTGGAAAGCATCCGCGCTTACGATGCCGCGAAAGCATCGGGGGACGAGACCGTGGATTTCGAGGCGGCAGTGCAAGAGATCGAGGAGAGACGGGGGGGGTGA
- the mntA gene encoding type VII toxin-antitoxin system MntA family adenylyltransferase antitoxin codes for MGPPHDIETIRRAVVEVVGDDPDVVAAYLFGSRATGREKPGSDVDVALLMREGFDYLAHYDHILRVMGELEDRLGTRVDVVYLNRADPVLQREVRMKGRLLWERDRSARIAWIVRSRKLWLDGEHRRRIYREVRARKAKEALHHG; via the coding sequence GTGGGTCCCCCGCACGACATCGAAACCATCCGCCGCGCCGTTGTCGAGGTGGTGGGCGACGACCCCGACGTGGTGGCCGCGTATCTCTTCGGCTCGCGGGCCACCGGGCGGGAGAAGCCGGGAAGCGACGTCGACGTGGCGCTCCTCATGCGCGAAGGCTTCGACTACCTCGCCCACTACGATCACATCCTCCGGGTCATGGGCGAACTCGAGGACCGGCTCGGCACCCGGGTGGACGTGGTGTACCTGAACCGGGCCGACCCGGTGCTCCAGCGCGAGGTCCGGATGAAGGGCCGGCTCCTGTGGGAGCGGGACCGCAGCGCCCGCATCGCCTGGATCGTACGCAGTCGAAAACTCTGGCTCGACGGCGAGCACCGCCGCCGGATCTACCGGGAGGTGCGCGCCCGGAAGGCCAAGGAGGCACTACATCATGGTTGA
- the hepT gene encoding type VII toxin-antitoxin system HepT family RNase toxin produces the protein MVDVALAHRLLALIEGYLGDLTVLGDLTFEEYRDDVRTRRFAERTLQIAIEACLDLGQHILADEGWGEPQTNREVFRLLTKHGVLDEDLGRRIEPMAGFRNLIVHNYGDIDDFLVYGILRDRVGDIQRFCRAVRRFLERGEER, from the coding sequence ATGGTTGACGTGGCGCTGGCCCACCGCCTGCTCGCCCTCATCGAGGGATACCTTGGAGACCTCACCGTGCTCGGCGACCTAACGTTCGAGGAGTACCGGGACGACGTACGCACCCGCCGGTTCGCGGAGCGCACGCTCCAGATCGCCATCGAGGCGTGCCTCGACCTTGGCCAGCACATCCTCGCCGACGAGGGGTGGGGCGAACCGCAGACCAACCGGGAGGTGTTCCGCCTTCTCACGAAGCACGGTGTCCTGGACGAGGACCTGGGCCGCCGCATCGAGCCCATGGCGGGATTCCGGAACCTTATCGTCCACAACTACGGCGACATCGACGACTTCCTGGTCTACGGCATCCTGCGGGACCGCGTCGGAGACATCCAGCGGTTCTGCCGGGCAGTGCGGCGTTTTCTGGAGCGGGGGGAGGAGCGGTGA
- a CDS encoding right-handed parallel beta-helix repeat-containing protein, with translation MRRFVILLSFLVAVCARAEDTQIRWSGRVALDAPLTVTADQILVVEPGTEIAAGPGGTVLVQGKAYLLGTAESPVRITGTREAPQPVFQANTPEAVVRLHRVEAEGCGTVVGATAGTVVATESAFRKNATALRLQMRTRAVLGDVAFEENDLGLAADNGALVTVDGAAFRKNTVGVGAGNSVRLTLRGCRFEANETGYSQTNGADTALEGCSFTGHTGAAVFLRQSRRSPRISFCRFEENRAAVVARSTSHPLVEASAFRGNRVAFDAKEFCGPLLRFNAFEGNAEAVRLDHKSGAKIRGNRFERNGTALFLDFSSYPEVRRNRFADNDWHVKLGRFMSADWERRQGSARITLGKARERNTRNPMMLRGTLPGAAGVVDVSENDWDEETRSEMEAGPEANLSRIWDGRDEPKVAYTNWGTGQEKFTLDRVRFSPPLTASPAVGPEAWIPLDTELPTKPIKRGPGAPPAPPARPSHGEP, from the coding sequence GTGAGGCGCTTCGTGATTCTCCTTTCGTTCCTCGTCGCCGTCTGCGCCCGGGCCGAGGATACCCAGATCCGCTGGAGCGGGCGCGTGGCGCTCGATGCGCCGCTGACCGTCACGGCCGACCAGATCCTCGTGGTCGAACCCGGCACGGAGATCGCGGCCGGCCCCGGGGGCACCGTGCTCGTGCAGGGCAAGGCCTACCTGCTGGGCACCGCGGAGTCGCCCGTGCGGATCACCGGCACCCGGGAGGCCCCTCAGCCCGTGTTCCAGGCCAACACGCCGGAGGCCGTGGTGCGGCTCCACCGGGTCGAGGCCGAGGGCTGCGGCACGGTGGTCGGGGCCACGGCCGGCACGGTGGTGGCCACGGAATCGGCCTTCCGGAAGAACGCCACCGCCCTCAGGCTCCAGATGCGCACCCGCGCCGTCCTGGGGGACGTCGCGTTCGAGGAAAACGACCTCGGGCTCGCGGCCGACAACGGGGCCCTCGTCACGGTAGACGGGGCAGCGTTCCGAAAGAACACGGTGGGCGTGGGGGCCGGAAACTCGGTGCGGCTCACGCTGCGGGGCTGCCGGTTCGAGGCGAACGAGACCGGCTACAGCCAGACGAACGGGGCCGACACGGCGCTGGAGGGCTGCTCGTTCACGGGCCACACCGGCGCGGCCGTGTTCCTTCGCCAGTCGCGCCGCAGCCCCCGGATCTCGTTTTGCCGGTTCGAGGAGAACCGGGCGGCCGTGGTGGCCCGGTCGACGAGCCACCCCCTGGTCGAGGCGAGCGCGTTCCGGGGCAACCGGGTCGCCTTCGACGCCAAGGAGTTTTGCGGACCGCTCCTGCGGTTCAACGCGTTCGAGGGGAACGCAGAGGCCGTGCGCCTGGACCACAAGTCCGGGGCAAAGATTCGGGGAAACCGATTCGAACGGAACGGCACCGCCCTGTTCCTGGACTTCTCGTCGTACCCGGAGGTGCGTCGAAACCGGTTTGCCGACAACGACTGGCACGTGAAGCTCGGCCGGTTCATGTCGGCCGACTGGGAACGGCGTCAGGGGTCTGCAAGGATCACGTTGGGGAAAGCCCGGGAGCGCAATACCCGCAACCCCATGATGCTTCGCGGAACGCTGCCCGGAGCAGCCGGCGTGGTGGACGTGAGCGAGAACGACTGGGACGAGGAGACACGGTCCGAGATGGAGGCCGGCCCCGAGGCAAATCTCTCACGCATCTGGGACGGCCGGGACGAACCGAAGGTGGCCTATACCAACTGGGGAACCGGCCAGGAAAAGTTCACCCTCGACCGAGTGCGATTTTCCCCGCCTTTGACCGCCTCGCCGGCCGTGGGACCGGAGGCGTGGATTCCGCTGGACACCGAACTTCCGACGAAACCGATAAAAAGGGGGCCTGGAGCTCCTCCCGCCCCCCCCGCCCGTCCCTCCCATGGGGAACCGTGA